A window of Rhododendron vialii isolate Sample 1 chromosome 11a, ASM3025357v1 contains these coding sequences:
- the LOC131308899 gene encoding uncharacterized protein LOC131308899 isoform X1: MVTVPATTKPPLPPGGPKPESLSHIDITKLSQSELHALSLCSDFALDLRRPNDAIAPQINPSIFNESAGSRRQTYSRHHHHHHHSSAGLRHRLPSNPRPLPSSLSPNDPERAENTTIVNFLKHLITGGSETELPPPQPVVCAGDMQMVVSQGPRKRKRERNPSNNPVAVPVANTQLEIVNKNGVVVDFKALENGDELYAGEFRRRTVGLESEEQFLGVLGGLEGQWGSRRKKRRIVSACEFGDWLPVGWRLLLALKRKDGRVSVYCRRYISPDGQQFASCKEASSFLQSYFGLNDASQQMDLMGDDNLQVYVLASDDRAGVLHKNLKLVPKTSIPHVKGMEFNLIGIDNLPEVQVRDLFECYKCNMTFDEKNPYLKHLMTFHQRTTKRYRLGSSIGEGVIIKQDGKYECQICHKVFQERRSYNGHVGVHVRNHVRHSEELPGEATVHKSDASPSQDKLPPRISKMDALIEIAQSSILDTSSAEQNDKANGGSSPDRLEVASVPEHHVVNSDHELASDPNGRESEDCTTKSIPDHSFNQNYAQCIISDKEKVNSVEISPEHQAVISDHELASDHNGRELEDCMTKNQGFNENYVQCIISEKQKVNSVDISHVESNVMAVCAGTFEHTEGSEVEKHGNSEQESGLNSQLTPSHVAVTWSSDQTVNEIGLQSGIADSSMTMTQSFDCFPSSTALSNKGEDEFGTLYQKLDNVTGFDELRLEEMEHLQFSFMNGQELPPFPEVSVNVANDEIMEEVFNSSATFQSEVALGEITGDANLRLLPL, from the exons ATGGTGACGGTGCCCGCCACCACCAAGCCGCCACTACCACCAGGTGGGCCCAAGCCGGAATCCCTCTCTCACATCGACATAACCAAACTCTCCCAATCCGAGCTCCACGCCCTCTCCCTATGCTCCGACTTCGCCCTCGACCTCCGCCGCCCAAACGACGCCATCGCCCCCCAAATCAACCCCTCCATCTTCAACGAGAGCGCCGGCAGCCGCCGCCAGACCTACtcccgccaccaccaccaccaccaccactcctccgcCGGCCTGCGCCACCGCCTCCCCTCCAACCCTAGACccctcccctcctctctctccccgaaCGACCCTGAACGCGCCGAGAACACAACCATCGTCAATTTCCTCAAACACCTCATCACCGGCGGCAGCGAAACCGAATTGCCGCCGCCGCAACCGGTCGTTTGCGCCGGGGACATGCAAATGGTGGTCTCTCAAGGGCCGAGGAagcggaagagagagaggaatcctAGTAATAATCCGGTGGCGGTACCGGTTGCGAACACTCAGTTGGAGATTGTGAATAAGAATGGGGTGGTGGTTGATTTCAAGGCCTTGGAGAATGGGGATGAATTGTATGCAGGGGAGTTCAGGAGGAGGACTGTGGGGTTGGAGAGTGAAGAGCAGTTTCTAGGGGTTTTGGGGGGTTTAGAAGGGCAGTGGGGGAGCAGGAGAAAGAAGCGGAGGATTGTTAGTGCTTGTGAGTTTGGTGACTGGTTGCCCGTTGGTTGGAGGCTTTTGCTGGCACTGAAGAGGAAAGACGGCCGCGTGTCGGTTTACTGCCGCCGATACATAAG CCCTGATGGACAACAGTTTGCATCCTGCAAAGAAGCTTCTTCATTTTTGCAGTCATATTTCGGACTCAATGATGCAAGCCAGCAAATGGATCTGATGGGAGATGACAATCTGCAAGTCTATGTATTGGCTTCTGACGAT CGCGCAGGTGTTCTTCATAAGAATCTCAAATTGGTGCCCAAGACATCTATACCTCATGTGAAGGGGATGGAATTTAACTTAATAGGGATTGACAATCTGCCTGAGGTTCAAGTACGGGATCTCTTCGAGTGTTACAAGTGCAACATGACCTTTGATGAAAAGAATCCCTATTTGAAGCACCTGATGACATTTCACCAGAGGACCACTAAGAGGTATAGACTGGGTTCATCCATTGGAGAAGGTGTAATTATTAAACAAGATGGAAAATATGAATGCCAGATTTGTCACAAGGTATTTCAGGAACGACGGAGTTACAATGGTCATGTGGGTGTCCATGTAAGAAACCATGTTAGACATTCAGAAGAATTGCCAGGTGAGGCCACCGTTCACAAGAGCGATGCGTCTCCATCTCAGGATAAGTTACCACCTAGGATCTCTAAAATGGATGCTCTGATCGAAATTGCCCAAAGTTCTATTTTAGATACTTCATCTGCCGAACAGAATGATAAAGCAAATGGTGGTTCCTCTCCTGATAGGCTGGAAGTGGCGAGTGTTCCTGAACATCATGTTGTTAATTCTGACCATGAATTGGCTTCTGATCCTAATGGACGGGAATCGGAAGATTGCACGACTAAGAGCATTCCAGATCACAGCTTTAATCAAAATTATGCCCAGTGCATAATTAGTGATAAAGAGAAGGTGAACAGTGTTGAGATTTCTCCAGAACATCAGGCTGTTATTTCTGACCATGAATTGGCTTCTGATCATAATGGACGGGAATTGGAAGATTGCATGACTAAGAATCAAGGCTTTAATGAGAATTATGTCCAGTGCATAATCAGTGAAAAACAGAAGGTGAACAGTGTTGACATTTCTCATGTTGAGAGTAATGTGATGGCAGTTTGCGCTGGTACATTTGAGCATACTGAAGGTAGTGAAGTGGAAAAACATGGAAATAGTGAGCAAGAAAGTGGTTTGAACAGCCAACTTACACCAAGTCATGTTGCAGTAACTTGGTCTTCAGATCAAACTGTCAATGAAATTGGTCTTCAGAGTGGAATTGCCGACTCTTCAATGACCATGACGCAATCATTCGACTGCTTTCCGTCATCTACCGCCCTCTCGAATAAG GGTGAGGATGAATTTGGCACCCTATATCAGAAGCTGGACAATGTAACTGGCTTTGATGAGCTGAGGTTGGAGGAAATGGAACACCTCCAATTCAGTTTTATGAATGGGCAAGAATTACCACCTTTTCCAGAGGTATCCGTGAATGTGGCAAATGATGAAATAATGGAAGAGGTTTTTAATTCTTCTGCCACATTTCAATCAGAG GTTGCTCTTGGCGA
- the LOC131308899 gene encoding uncharacterized protein LOC131308899 isoform X2, whose protein sequence is MVTVPATTKPPLPPGGPKPESLSHIDITKLSQSELHALSLCSDFALDLRRPNDAIAPQINPSIFNESAGSRRQTYSRHHHHHHHSSAGLRHRLPSNPRPLPSSLSPNDPERAENTTIVNFLKHLITGGSETELPPPQPVVCAGDMQMVVSQGPRKRKRERNPSNNPVAVPVANTQLEIVNKNGVVVDFKALENGDELYAGEFRRRTVGLESEEQFLGVLGGLEGQWGSRRKKRRIVSACEFGDWLPVGWRLLLALKRKDGRVSVYCRRYISPDGQQFASCKEASSFLQSYFGLNDASQQMDLMGDDNLQVYVLASDDRAGVLHKNLKLVPKTSIPHVKGMEFNLIGIDNLPEVQVRDLFECYKCNMTFDEKNPYLKHLMTFHQRTTKRYRLGSSIGEGVIIKQDGKYECQICHKVFQERRSYNGHVGVHVRNHVRHSEELPGEATVHKSDASPSQDKLPPRISKMDALIEIAQSSILDTSSAEQNDKANGGSSPDRLEVASVPEHHVVNSDHELASDPNGRESEDCTTKSIPDHSFNQNYAQCIISDKEKVNSVEISPEHQAVISDHELASDHNGRELEDCMTKNQGFNENYVQCIISEKQKVNSVDISHVESNVMAVCAGTFEHTEGSEVEKHGNSEQESGLNSQLTPSHVAVTWSSDQTVNEIGLQSGIADSSMTMTQSFDCFPSSTALSNKGEDEFGTLYQKLDNVTGFDELRLEEMEHLQFSFMNGQELPPFPEVSVNVANDEIMEEVFNSSATFQSEKSAS, encoded by the exons ATGGTGACGGTGCCCGCCACCACCAAGCCGCCACTACCACCAGGTGGGCCCAAGCCGGAATCCCTCTCTCACATCGACATAACCAAACTCTCCCAATCCGAGCTCCACGCCCTCTCCCTATGCTCCGACTTCGCCCTCGACCTCCGCCGCCCAAACGACGCCATCGCCCCCCAAATCAACCCCTCCATCTTCAACGAGAGCGCCGGCAGCCGCCGCCAGACCTACtcccgccaccaccaccaccaccaccactcctccgcCGGCCTGCGCCACCGCCTCCCCTCCAACCCTAGACccctcccctcctctctctccccgaaCGACCCTGAACGCGCCGAGAACACAACCATCGTCAATTTCCTCAAACACCTCATCACCGGCGGCAGCGAAACCGAATTGCCGCCGCCGCAACCGGTCGTTTGCGCCGGGGACATGCAAATGGTGGTCTCTCAAGGGCCGAGGAagcggaagagagagaggaatcctAGTAATAATCCGGTGGCGGTACCGGTTGCGAACACTCAGTTGGAGATTGTGAATAAGAATGGGGTGGTGGTTGATTTCAAGGCCTTGGAGAATGGGGATGAATTGTATGCAGGGGAGTTCAGGAGGAGGACTGTGGGGTTGGAGAGTGAAGAGCAGTTTCTAGGGGTTTTGGGGGGTTTAGAAGGGCAGTGGGGGAGCAGGAGAAAGAAGCGGAGGATTGTTAGTGCTTGTGAGTTTGGTGACTGGTTGCCCGTTGGTTGGAGGCTTTTGCTGGCACTGAAGAGGAAAGACGGCCGCGTGTCGGTTTACTGCCGCCGATACATAAG CCCTGATGGACAACAGTTTGCATCCTGCAAAGAAGCTTCTTCATTTTTGCAGTCATATTTCGGACTCAATGATGCAAGCCAGCAAATGGATCTGATGGGAGATGACAATCTGCAAGTCTATGTATTGGCTTCTGACGAT CGCGCAGGTGTTCTTCATAAGAATCTCAAATTGGTGCCCAAGACATCTATACCTCATGTGAAGGGGATGGAATTTAACTTAATAGGGATTGACAATCTGCCTGAGGTTCAAGTACGGGATCTCTTCGAGTGTTACAAGTGCAACATGACCTTTGATGAAAAGAATCCCTATTTGAAGCACCTGATGACATTTCACCAGAGGACCACTAAGAGGTATAGACTGGGTTCATCCATTGGAGAAGGTGTAATTATTAAACAAGATGGAAAATATGAATGCCAGATTTGTCACAAGGTATTTCAGGAACGACGGAGTTACAATGGTCATGTGGGTGTCCATGTAAGAAACCATGTTAGACATTCAGAAGAATTGCCAGGTGAGGCCACCGTTCACAAGAGCGATGCGTCTCCATCTCAGGATAAGTTACCACCTAGGATCTCTAAAATGGATGCTCTGATCGAAATTGCCCAAAGTTCTATTTTAGATACTTCATCTGCCGAACAGAATGATAAAGCAAATGGTGGTTCCTCTCCTGATAGGCTGGAAGTGGCGAGTGTTCCTGAACATCATGTTGTTAATTCTGACCATGAATTGGCTTCTGATCCTAATGGACGGGAATCGGAAGATTGCACGACTAAGAGCATTCCAGATCACAGCTTTAATCAAAATTATGCCCAGTGCATAATTAGTGATAAAGAGAAGGTGAACAGTGTTGAGATTTCTCCAGAACATCAGGCTGTTATTTCTGACCATGAATTGGCTTCTGATCATAATGGACGGGAATTGGAAGATTGCATGACTAAGAATCAAGGCTTTAATGAGAATTATGTCCAGTGCATAATCAGTGAAAAACAGAAGGTGAACAGTGTTGACATTTCTCATGTTGAGAGTAATGTGATGGCAGTTTGCGCTGGTACATTTGAGCATACTGAAGGTAGTGAAGTGGAAAAACATGGAAATAGTGAGCAAGAAAGTGGTTTGAACAGCCAACTTACACCAAGTCATGTTGCAGTAACTTGGTCTTCAGATCAAACTGTCAATGAAATTGGTCTTCAGAGTGGAATTGCCGACTCTTCAATGACCATGACGCAATCATTCGACTGCTTTCCGTCATCTACCGCCCTCTCGAATAAG GGTGAGGATGAATTTGGCACCCTATATCAGAAGCTGGACAATGTAACTGGCTTTGATGAGCTGAGGTTGGAGGAAATGGAACACCTCCAATTCAGTTTTATGAATGGGCAAGAATTACCACCTTTTCCAGAGGTATCCGTGAATGTGGCAAATGATGAAATAATGGAAGAGGTTTTTAATTCTTCTGCCACATTTCAATCAGAG
- the LOC131308900 gene encoding receptor protein kinase CLAVATA1-like, which produces MKMSFSYFLLLSIFILFVSVSHSLSDLEVLLKLKSSMVGPSGSGLEDWNHSSPPSAHCSFSGVTCDDYSQVTSISISFVPLSGSIPPEIGHLKNLISLTLSATNLTGELPLEMSNLTSIKFINISSNNFSGTIHRSMIAKLTELEVFNVYNNNLSGKLPTEFVKLKGLKTLHLGGNYFSGEIPKVYSELQSLESLGLQGNGLTGKIPGSLCRLLNLTELHLGYFNSFEGGIPPEFGLLSSLIILDMASCNLSGEIPKTLGNLKMLEQLYLQTNQLGGQIPSELSGLISLESLDLSVNELSGHLPESLSELKNLILLNLFVNHFHGPVPSFIGDLPNLEVLQIWGNNFTSELPENLGLKGNLQLLDVTGNKLTGKIPCHLCRGGKLRMLILMENYFSGSIPEEIGECESLVRVRLMKNLLNGTIPSRLLSLPLLNFLELNDNHFTGELPPQMSAKKLDTFALSNNSIAGKIPPAIGNLVSLTSLSLETNRLFGELPVEISNLKKLSKLDISGNNISGRVPTSIVDCPELTSIDLSKNSLDGEIPIGISKLRKLTFLDLSRNHLSGPIPEEMGSMISLTILDLSYNNFSGRLPSGNQFEYFSNISFAGNANLCLPHNLSCPSTQESIPRRHSRSSRTTKIVLITVIVLVTFALLLVVRCVVFSRKRRAQNRS; this is translated from the coding sequence ATGAAGATGTCTTTTAGTTATTTCTTGCTCCTTTCTATCTTCATCCTCTTTGTTTCAGTCTCCCATTCTCTTTCTGACCTGGAAGTGCTTTTGAAGCTCAAGTCCTCCATGGTGGGACCATCGGGATCAGGACTCGAAGACTGGAACCACTCCTCCCCTCCTTCTGCCCATTGTTCGTTCTCCGGAGTAACTTGCGACGACTACTCGCAAGTAACATCTATCAGCATCTCGTTTGTCCCTCTATCCGGTTCAATTCCACCGGAGATAGGCCACTTGAAAAACCTCATCAGTCTCACTCTTTCTGCTACCAATCTCACTGGTGAGCTTCCTCTGGAAATGTCGAATCTTACCTCCATCAAGTTCATTAACATATCTTCCAACAACTTCAGTGGTACCATCCATAGAAGCATGATAGCTAAACTGACAGAGCTCGAGGTTTTCAATGTGTACAATAACAACCTTTCCGGAAAACTTCCAACAGAGTTTGTAAAGCTGAAGGGGCTCAAAACTCTTCATCTTGGTGGGAATTACTTCTCTGGGGAAATTCCAAAGGTTTACTCTGAGCTCCAGAGCCTTGAGAGTTTAGGTTTACAGGGAAATGGACTTACTGGAAAGATTCCAGGGAGTTTGTGCCGTTTGTTAAACCTTACAGAACTCCATCTTGGGTACTTCAATTCTTTTGAAGGAGGGATTCCGCCTGAGTTTGGATTACTGAGCTCGCTCATAATACTAGATATGGCTAGTTGTAACCTATCAGGTGAAATTCCAAAAACTCTGGGTAATTTAAAGATGTTAGAACAACTCTATCTCCAAACGAATCAGCTCGGGGGTCAAATACCTTCTGAACTCTCTGGTTTGATCAGTTTGGAGTCTCTAGACCTCTCAGTTAATGAACTCAGTGGCCATTTACCGGAGAGTTTGTCAGAACTGAAGAACCTTATCTTGCTTAATCTTTTTGTAAACCATTTTCATGGTCCCGTTCCGTCCTTCATTGGCGATCTTCCCAATCTAGAGGTATTACAGATATGGGGAAACAATTTTACCTCAGAACTGCCAGAAAATCTTGGCCTAAAAGGAAACTTGCAACTGCTTGATGTTACTGGCAACAAACTCACTGGAAAAATTCCTTGCCATTTGTGCAGAGGAGGGAAATTGCGGATGTTAATACTGATGGAAAACTACTTTTCCGGATCCATTCCTGAAGAAATTGGAGAGTGTGAATCGCTTGTTAGGGTGAGACTGATGAAGAATTTGTTAAATGGAACAATTCCTTCTAGGCTCCTCAGCTTGCCATTGTTAAACTTTCTTGAACTCAACGACAACCACTTCACCGGAGAACTTCCACCTCAAATGTCAGCAAAAAAGCTTGATACCTTCGCACTGTCTAACAATTCCATCGCCGGTAAAATCCCTCCTGCGATCGGAAATCTGGTTAGCTTGACGTCTTTATCTCTGGAAacgaacagactttttggtgaGCTTCCGGTGGAAATCTCCAATCTAAAGAAGCTTTCGAAGCTGGACATAAGTGGCAACAACATTAGTGGTCGCGTTCCAACTTCAATTGTTGATTGTCCTGAACTGACTTCAATTGATTTGAGCAAAAACAGTTTGGATGGTGAAATTCCAATAGGAATCTCAAAGCTGAGGAAACTGACTTTTCTCGACTTGTCAAGGAACCATCTGAGTGGTCCAATACCGGAGGAAATGGGGTCGATGATTAGTTTGACAATCTTAGACCTTTCTTATAACAACTTTTCAGGAAGACTACCTAGTGGTAATCAGTTTGAGTACTTTAGTAACATATCTTTCGCCGGGAATGCCAATCTATGTTTGCCTCACAATCTGTCTTGCCCTTCAACACAAGAGAGCATTCCCAGAAGGCATTCAAGATCGTCTAGGACAACAAAGATTGTTCTCATTACTGTGATCGTACTCGTAACGTTTGCGTTGCTGTTAGTTGTTAGATGTGTGGTTTTCTCCAGAAAGCGAAGGGCTCAAAATCGCAGTTGA